One window from the genome of Nocardioides panaciterrulae encodes:
- a CDS encoding mechanosensitive ion channel family protein, which produces MHATVALMAVNWERLGIGVGTALLGAAAVIVLTRVMLALAARRWPSLRHLIRAAKIPFRVLVLLLALNPAVAVLRRHEADTTWWAWTTITARVLAIVALGWFLTTVVLFVEDSGLRRYRTEARDNRIARRLRTQTLVLRRLTVSAGVLVTTGAVLFSFPQVQVVGASLLASAGVISVVAGLAAQSVLGNVFAGIQLAFSDAIRLDDAVIVENEWGWIEEVTLFYVVVRLWDDRRLVLPSTYFTTTPFQNWTRTHSELLGSVELDLDWRVDTAEMRRELDAALARTDLWDGRVKVLQVTDAVGGWVRVRMLVTAADAPSLFDLRCHVREHMVAWVRDHADAGLPRQRVEMVQAPAPSSFEPVDDRRDGGLFHGDPAADERARRMGTGTIPLPRMDPLPAQEQPDRPPS; this is translated from the coding sequence ATGCACGCGACCGTGGCCCTGATGGCCGTGAACTGGGAGCGCCTCGGGATCGGTGTCGGCACCGCCCTGCTCGGGGCGGCCGCCGTGATCGTCCTGACCCGCGTGATGCTGGCCCTCGCCGCGCGGCGCTGGCCCTCGCTGCGTCACCTGATCCGGGCCGCCAAGATCCCGTTCCGCGTCCTGGTGCTGCTGCTGGCGCTCAACCCGGCGGTGGCGGTGCTGCGCCGCCACGAGGCCGACACCACCTGGTGGGCGTGGACCACGATCACCGCCCGGGTGCTCGCGATCGTGGCCCTCGGCTGGTTCCTGACCACCGTGGTGCTGTTCGTCGAGGACAGCGGGTTGCGGCGCTACCGCACCGAGGCCCGCGACAACCGGATCGCGCGCCGGCTGCGCACCCAGACCCTGGTGCTGCGCCGCCTCACGGTCAGCGCGGGCGTGCTGGTGACCACCGGGGCGGTGCTGTTCAGCTTCCCGCAGGTGCAGGTGGTCGGCGCCAGCCTGCTGGCCTCCGCCGGGGTGATCAGCGTGGTCGCCGGCCTGGCCGCGCAGTCGGTGCTCGGCAACGTCTTCGCGGGCATCCAGCTGGCGTTCAGCGACGCGATCCGGCTCGACGACGCGGTGATCGTGGAGAACGAGTGGGGCTGGATCGAGGAGGTCACGCTGTTCTACGTCGTGGTCCGGCTGTGGGACGACCGGCGGCTGGTGCTGCCCTCGACGTACTTCACCACCACCCCGTTCCAGAACTGGACCCGCACCCACTCCGAGCTGCTCGGCTCGGTCGAGCTGGACCTGGACTGGCGCGTGGACACCGCGGAGATGCGCCGCGAGCTCGACGCGGCGCTGGCGCGCACCGACCTGTGGGACGGCCGGGTGAAGGTGCTGCAGGTCACCGACGCGGTCGGCGGCTGGGTGCGGGTGCGGATGCTGGTCACCGCAGCGGACGCGCCGTCGCTGTTCGACCTGCGCTGCCACGTGCGCGAGCACATGGTCGCCTGGGTCCGCGACCACGCCGACGCCGGTCTGCCGCGCCAGCGCGTGGAGATGGTCCAGGCGCCGGCGCCCTCGTCGTTCGAACCGGTCGACGACCGCCGCGACGGCGGTCTCTTCCACGGCGACCCCGCGGCCGACGAGCGGGCGCGCCGGATGGGCACCGGCACCATCCCGCTCCCGCGGATGGACCCGCTGCCGGCGCAGGAGCAGCCGGACCGGCCGCCGAGCTGA
- a CDS encoding HAD family hydrolase, translating to MPTPPAPDLSAVSTLLLDADSTLVATEEQAYAAAAGVRRQLLHRLAATRWDGDRLREHWRGRSFRRIVCDLAAEEGVRLGEAELADWVDREERCVTARLRGCLAPDPATGQALTRIAERRLLAAVGSTSSARMDACLAAAGLDELLPAERRFSGEDSLALAASKPDPSVHLHAVLRLGVRPEETLAVESTRCGVRAAVAAELTTIGNLVHVPESERPARRAALLGAGALRVVEDWQELASLLAEAPRPQERRSRGSGRVPTPRLSPGLPTGLAARGQAVAGIAAVSPAV from the coding sequence GTGCCGACCCCACCCGCCCCGGACCTCTCGGCGGTGTCGACCCTGCTCCTCGACGCCGACTCGACCCTGGTCGCGACCGAGGAGCAGGCGTACGCCGCGGCCGCAGGCGTCCGCCGCCAGCTGCTCCACCGGCTCGCGGCGACCCGCTGGGACGGGGACCGGCTGCGCGAGCACTGGCGGGGCCGGAGCTTCCGGCGGATCGTCTGCGACCTCGCGGCGGAGGAGGGAGTCCGGCTGGGCGAGGCGGAGCTGGCCGACTGGGTGGACCGCGAGGAGCGGTGCGTCACCGCCCGGCTGCGCGGTTGTCTCGCGCCCGACCCGGCCACCGGGCAGGCGCTGACCCGGATCGCCGAGCGCCGGCTGCTCGCGGCGGTCGGCTCCACGTCGTCGGCCCGCATGGACGCCTGCCTCGCCGCGGCCGGGCTCGACGAGCTGCTGCCGGCCGAGCGCCGGTTCAGCGGCGAGGACTCGCTGGCCCTGGCCGCCAGCAAGCCCGACCCGAGCGTCCACCTGCACGCGGTGCTCCGGCTCGGGGTGCGTCCGGAGGAGACGCTGGCCGTCGAGAGCACCCGCTGCGGGGTGCGCGCCGCGGTCGCGGCGGAGCTGACCACGATCGGCAACCTCGTCCACGTGCCGGAGTCCGAGCGCCCCGCGCGCCGTGCCGCCCTGCTCGGCGCCGGCGCGCTGCGGGTCGTGGAGGACTGGCAGGAGCTGGCCTCGCTCCTGGCCGAGGCCCCCCGGCCGCAGGAGCGGCGCTCGCGCGGGTCGGGCCGGGTCCCGACGCCTCGCCTGTCCCCGGGCCTGCCCACCGGCCTGGCCGCCCGCGGCCAGGCGGTCGCCGGCATCGCGGCGGTGTCGCCCGCGGTCTGA